The following are encoded together in the Anopheles nili chromosome 3, idAnoNiliSN_F5_01, whole genome shotgun sequence genome:
- the LOC128727492 gene encoding E3 ubiquitin-protein ligase MARCHF6 isoform X3 — translation MEGDICRVCRCEAQSDRPLFHPCICTGSIKWIHQDCLTQWMRYSRKEYCELCGHRFSFTPIYSPDMPRVLPLKYVAKGLLSSVGTAVKYWIHYTLVALAWLGVVPLTAYRTYRFLFSGSIEMVLTLPIDMFSTENLAIDVFRGCFVVTCTLFTFIGLVWLREQIIHGGGPDWLERDDPQIPEVAANANGQANVRPRVGEPEVNENDAENNNNDDNNNEEEHNNNNNNNFLDNNLLNNRNEAAADEANWNPMEWDRAAEELTWERLLGLDGSMVFLEHVFWVVSLNTAFIIIFAFCPYSIGNSLISLLGINPPGKQLTHFHGLLTTILGYCVIGITLVKLHAIARFLRWRRQRRILGLCYIVVKVSLLSVVEIGVLPLVCGWWLDICSLPMFDATLKDRKASFKAAPGTSLFIHWMFGMVYVYYFASFIVLLREVLRPGVLWFLRNLNDPDFSPIQEMIHLSIMNHMRRLISSAIIFGSAVLLMLWAPIQILKNFWPTFLPYTLSGDSEVNEISLQLLLLQFVLPSFFEQSHTRIWLKGLVHIWCNVVARMLGIKSYLLGADIRPNEDEAAQARPQPDVGAAGFAAAHQAMIQRDFPVGFQPYERPKFFAIRLMGLLVLTCISLAIGSLAVLTVPVWIGRHGMALGSMGSNIAPPPNAVSAGTETPVRPHELYTIAVGMYLCWLISRGIAVAVNLLPQGREAVIARVKHWISIATSYAMIMVVFVLMLGVIPLMFGLLLELVVVIPLRVPPDQTPVLFLWQDWALGVLYTKIACALTLMGPDWALKRAIEQAYRDGLGHMNLSFIVRELGLPVITCFGLALAVPYVIAHSILPVFFTNPLTRTLIARQIYPFFLLIAFVIGIVVLQVRQFKKLYVAIKNDKYLVGQRLVNYDHQRKKRRVSVATGEEETSGSASSGADSTTASSTATEAFNEEATDATADSPGGSGHAERAMEAVQ, via the exons ATGGAGGGCGACATCTGCCGGGTGTGCCGCTGTGAGGCCCAATCTGATCGGCCCCTGTTCCATCCGTGCATCTGCACTGGAAGCATCAAATGGATCCATCAGGACTGTCTCACGCAGTGGATGCGCTACTCGCGCAAGGAATACTGCGAGCTGTGCGGGCatcgattttccttcaccccgATCTACTCGCCCGACATGCCGCGCGTGTTACCCCTGAAATACGTCGCCAAAGGACTGCTCAGCTCGGTCGGGACGGCCGTTAAGTACTGGATACATTACACGCTCGTTGCACTCGCCTGGCTCGGTGTCGTGCCGTTGACGGCGTACCGCACATACCGGTTTCTCTTCTCCGGCTCGATTGAAATGGTGCTGACACTGCCGATCGATATGTTTTCGACAGAGAACTTAGCGATTGACGTTTTTAGGGGCTGTTTCGTCGTCACCTGCACGCTGTTCACCTTCATCGGGCTTGTGTGGCTCCGGGAGCAGATCATACACGGTGGTGGCCCCGATTGGCTCGAGCGAGACGACCCACAGATTCCCGAAGTAGCCGCTAACGCCAACGGCCAGGCAAACGTTCGTCCTCGAGTTGGTGAACCTGAAGTGAACGAAAACGATGCtgagaacaacaacaatgaTGATAACAACAACGAGGAGGagcataataataacaacaataacaacttTCTGGATAACAACCTGCTCAACAACCGCAACGAG GCAGCTGCCGACGAAGCCAACTGGAACCCGATGGAGTGGGATCGGGCGGCGGAGGAGCTGACCTGGGAGCGGCTGCTCGGGCTGGACGGTTCTATGGTGTTTCTCGAGCACGTGTTCTGGGTTGTTTCCCTGAACACGGCCTTCATCATCATATTCGCCTTCTGTCCGTACTCGATCGGGAACTCGCTAATCTCGCTGCTCGGCATCAACCCACCAGGCAAGCAGTTGACGCACTTCCACGGGCTCCTCACGACCATCCTCGGATACTGCGTGATTGGCATTACACTCGTAAAATTACACGCCATCGCTCGGTTTCTCCGTTGGCGACGGCAACGGCGCATCCTCGGGCTATGTTACATTGTCGTGAAGGTGTCGCTGCTTTCGGTTGTTGAAATTGGCGTTTTGCCGCTTGTGTGCGGATGGTGGCTGGATATTTGCTCACTGCCGATGTTCGATGCCACGCTCAAGGACCGCAAAGCAAGTTTTAAGGCCGCTCCCGGAACGTCACTCTTCATTCACTGGATGTTTGGAATGGTGTACGTGTACTATTTTGCTTCGTTCATCGTGCTCCTGCGAGAGGTGCTTCGCCCGGGAGTGTTGTGGTTCTTGCGCAATCTCAATGATCCCGATTTCAGCCCCATCCAG GAAATGATTCACCTATCGATAATGAACCACATGCGCAGATTGATATCGTCTGCGATCATCTTTGGATCGGCCGTGTTGTTGATGCTATGGGCGCCCATTCAAATCCTCAAAAATTTCTGGCCCACATTCCTGCCCTACACTTTGTCGGGCGATTCCGAGGTGAACGAGATTAGCCTGCAGCTGTTACTTCTTCAG TTTGTCCTGCCGAGCTTTTTCGAACAGTCACACACCCGAATCTGGCTTAAAGGCTTGGTACACATCTGGTGCAACGTGGTGGCGCGCATGCTTGGCATCAAGAGCTATCTGCTCGGTGCCGATATTCGCCCGAACGAGGATGAGGCCGCTCAGGCTAGACCGCAACCTGATGTAGGTGCCGCAGGGTTTGCCGCTGCCCATCAGGCCATGATACAGCGTGATTTCCCTGTTGGCTTTCAGCCTTACGAACGACCAAAGTTTTTTGCAATCCGCTTAATGGGATTGCTGGTGCTGACCTGCATAAGCCTGGCCATCGGGTCGTTGGCCGTGTTGACTGTCCCAGTATGGATCGGACGGCACGGAATGGCGCTCGGATCGATGGGATCGAACATCGCACCACCGCCGAATGCGGTAAGTGCTGGCACGGAAACGCCAGTCCGTCCACACGAGCTGTACACGATTGCCGTTGGAATGTACCTCTGCTGGTTGATATCCCGGGGTATTGCCGTGGCGGTGAACCTACTGCCGCAGGGACGCGAGGCCGTAATCGCACGAGTCAAGCACTGGATATCGATCGCAACCTCGTACGCGATGATCATGGTCGTGTTCGTGCTCATGCTGGGTGTAATTCCACTGATGTTCggactgctgctggagctggtCGTCGTAATACCGTTGCGTGTACCACCAGATCAAACACCGGTCCTGTTCTTGTGGCAGGATTGGGCACTGGGCGTACTCTACACGAAGATTGCCTGTGCCCTCACGCTCATGGGTCCCGATTGGGCTCTGAAACGCGCGATCGAACAGGCGTACCGCGATGGACTGGGTCACATGAACCTGAGCTTCATCGTACGCGAACTCGGGCTGCCTGTTATCACGTGTTTTGGACTGGCATTGGCCGTCCCGTACGTGATTGCTCACTCGATTCTGCCAGTGTTCTTTACGAACCCGCTCACGCGTACGCTCATCGCCCGACAGATCTACCCGTTCTTCCTGCTGATCGCGTTCGTGATCGGCATTGTGGTGCTGCAGGTTCGCCAGTTTAAGAAACTGTATGTTGCGATCAAGAACGACAAATATCTCGTAGGGCAGCGGTTAGTGAACTACGATCATCAGCGCAAAAAGCGACGCGTTTCGGTCGCGACCGGCGAGGAGGAAACGTCCGGTAGTGCCAGTAGCGGCGCCGATTCAACGACCGCCTCGTCAACAGCGACCGAGGCGTTCAACGAGGAAGCAACGGATGCAACGGCCGACAGTCCCGGCGGAAGTGGACATGCGGAACGAGCGATGGAAGCTGTACAGTAG
- the LOC128727492 gene encoding E3 ubiquitin-protein ligase MARCHF6 isoform X4 — protein MEGDICRVCRCEAQSDRPLFHPCICTGSIKWIHQDCLTQWMRYSRKEYCELCGHRFSFTPIYSPDMPRVLPLKYVAKGLLSSVGTAVKYWIHYTLVALAWLGVVPLTAYRTYRFLFSGSIEMVLTLPIDMFSTENLAIDVFRGCFVVTCTLFTFIGLVWLREQIIHGGGPDWLERDDPQIPEVAANANGQANVRPRVGEPEVNENDAENNNNDDNAAADEANWNPMEWDRAAEELTWERLLGLDGSMVFLEHVFWVVSLNTAFIIIFAFCPYSIGNSLISLLGINPPGKQLTHFHGLLTTILGYCVIGITLVKLHAIARFLRWRRQRRILGLCYIVVKVSLLSVVEIGVLPLVCGWWLDICSLPMFDATLKDRKASFKAAPGTSLFIHWMFGMVYVYYFASFIVLLREVLRPGVLWFLRNLNDPDFSPIQEMIHLSIMNHMRRLISSAIIFGSAVLLMLWAPIQILKNFWPTFLPYTLSGDSEVNEISLQLLLLQFVLPSFFEQSHTRIWLKGLVHIWCNVVARMLGIKSYLLGADIRPNEDEAAQARPQPDVGAAGFAAAHQAMIQRDFPVGFQPYERPKFFAIRLMGLLVLTCISLAIGSLAVLTVPVWIGRHGMALGSMGSNIAPPPNAVSAGTETPVRPHELYTIAVGMYLCWLISRGIAVAVNLLPQGREAVIARVKHWISIATSYAMIMVVFVLMLGVIPLMFGLLLELVVVIPLRVPPDQTPVLFLWQDWALGVLYTKIACALTLMGPDWALKRAIEQAYRDGLGHMNLSFIVRELGLPVITCFGLALAVPYVIAHSILPVFFTNPLTRTLIARQIYPFFLLIAFVIGIVVLQVRQFKKLYVAIKNDKYLVGQRLVNYDHQRKKRRVSVATGEEETSGSASSGADSTTASSTATEAFNEEATDATADSPGGSGHAERAMEAVQ, from the exons ATGGAGGGCGACATCTGCCGGGTGTGCCGCTGTGAGGCCCAATCTGATCGGCCCCTGTTCCATCCGTGCATCTGCACTGGAAGCATCAAATGGATCCATCAGGACTGTCTCACGCAGTGGATGCGCTACTCGCGCAAGGAATACTGCGAGCTGTGCGGGCatcgattttccttcaccccgATCTACTCGCCCGACATGCCGCGCGTGTTACCCCTGAAATACGTCGCCAAAGGACTGCTCAGCTCGGTCGGGACGGCCGTTAAGTACTGGATACATTACACGCTCGTTGCACTCGCCTGGCTCGGTGTCGTGCCGTTGACGGCGTACCGCACATACCGGTTTCTCTTCTCCGGCTCGATTGAAATGGTGCTGACACTGCCGATCGATATGTTTTCGACAGAGAACTTAGCGATTGACGTTTTTAGGGGCTGTTTCGTCGTCACCTGCACGCTGTTCACCTTCATCGGGCTTGTGTGGCTCCGGGAGCAGATCATACACGGTGGTGGCCCCGATTGGCTCGAGCGAGACGACCCACAGATTCCCGAAGTAGCCGCTAACGCCAACGGCCAGGCAAACGTTCGTCCTCGAGTTGGTGAACCTGAAGTGAACGAAAACGATGCtgagaacaacaacaatgaTGATAAC GCAGCTGCCGACGAAGCCAACTGGAACCCGATGGAGTGGGATCGGGCGGCGGAGGAGCTGACCTGGGAGCGGCTGCTCGGGCTGGACGGTTCTATGGTGTTTCTCGAGCACGTGTTCTGGGTTGTTTCCCTGAACACGGCCTTCATCATCATATTCGCCTTCTGTCCGTACTCGATCGGGAACTCGCTAATCTCGCTGCTCGGCATCAACCCACCAGGCAAGCAGTTGACGCACTTCCACGGGCTCCTCACGACCATCCTCGGATACTGCGTGATTGGCATTACACTCGTAAAATTACACGCCATCGCTCGGTTTCTCCGTTGGCGACGGCAACGGCGCATCCTCGGGCTATGTTACATTGTCGTGAAGGTGTCGCTGCTTTCGGTTGTTGAAATTGGCGTTTTGCCGCTTGTGTGCGGATGGTGGCTGGATATTTGCTCACTGCCGATGTTCGATGCCACGCTCAAGGACCGCAAAGCAAGTTTTAAGGCCGCTCCCGGAACGTCACTCTTCATTCACTGGATGTTTGGAATGGTGTACGTGTACTATTTTGCTTCGTTCATCGTGCTCCTGCGAGAGGTGCTTCGCCCGGGAGTGTTGTGGTTCTTGCGCAATCTCAATGATCCCGATTTCAGCCCCATCCAG GAAATGATTCACCTATCGATAATGAACCACATGCGCAGATTGATATCGTCTGCGATCATCTTTGGATCGGCCGTGTTGTTGATGCTATGGGCGCCCATTCAAATCCTCAAAAATTTCTGGCCCACATTCCTGCCCTACACTTTGTCGGGCGATTCCGAGGTGAACGAGATTAGCCTGCAGCTGTTACTTCTTCAG TTTGTCCTGCCGAGCTTTTTCGAACAGTCACACACCCGAATCTGGCTTAAAGGCTTGGTACACATCTGGTGCAACGTGGTGGCGCGCATGCTTGGCATCAAGAGCTATCTGCTCGGTGCCGATATTCGCCCGAACGAGGATGAGGCCGCTCAGGCTAGACCGCAACCTGATGTAGGTGCCGCAGGGTTTGCCGCTGCCCATCAGGCCATGATACAGCGTGATTTCCCTGTTGGCTTTCAGCCTTACGAACGACCAAAGTTTTTTGCAATCCGCTTAATGGGATTGCTGGTGCTGACCTGCATAAGCCTGGCCATCGGGTCGTTGGCCGTGTTGACTGTCCCAGTATGGATCGGACGGCACGGAATGGCGCTCGGATCGATGGGATCGAACATCGCACCACCGCCGAATGCGGTAAGTGCTGGCACGGAAACGCCAGTCCGTCCACACGAGCTGTACACGATTGCCGTTGGAATGTACCTCTGCTGGTTGATATCCCGGGGTATTGCCGTGGCGGTGAACCTACTGCCGCAGGGACGCGAGGCCGTAATCGCACGAGTCAAGCACTGGATATCGATCGCAACCTCGTACGCGATGATCATGGTCGTGTTCGTGCTCATGCTGGGTGTAATTCCACTGATGTTCggactgctgctggagctggtCGTCGTAATACCGTTGCGTGTACCACCAGATCAAACACCGGTCCTGTTCTTGTGGCAGGATTGGGCACTGGGCGTACTCTACACGAAGATTGCCTGTGCCCTCACGCTCATGGGTCCCGATTGGGCTCTGAAACGCGCGATCGAACAGGCGTACCGCGATGGACTGGGTCACATGAACCTGAGCTTCATCGTACGCGAACTCGGGCTGCCTGTTATCACGTGTTTTGGACTGGCATTGGCCGTCCCGTACGTGATTGCTCACTCGATTCTGCCAGTGTTCTTTACGAACCCGCTCACGCGTACGCTCATCGCCCGACAGATCTACCCGTTCTTCCTGCTGATCGCGTTCGTGATCGGCATTGTGGTGCTGCAGGTTCGCCAGTTTAAGAAACTGTATGTTGCGATCAAGAACGACAAATATCTCGTAGGGCAGCGGTTAGTGAACTACGATCATCAGCGCAAAAAGCGACGCGTTTCGGTCGCGACCGGCGAGGAGGAAACGTCCGGTAGTGCCAGTAGCGGCGCCGATTCAACGACCGCCTCGTCAACAGCGACCGAGGCGTTCAACGAGGAAGCAACGGATGCAACGGCCGACAGTCCCGGCGGAAGTGGACATGCGGAACGAGCGATGGAAGCTGTACAGTAG
- the LOC128727492 gene encoding E3 ubiquitin-protein ligase MARCHF6 isoform X1, protein MEGDICRVCRCEAQSDRPLFHPCICTGSIKWIHQDCLTQWMRYSRKEYCELCGHRFSFTPIYSPDMPRVLPLKYVAKGLLSSVGTAVKYWIHYTLVALAWLGVVPLTAYRTYRFLFSGSIEMVLTLPIDMFSTENLAIDVFRGCFVVTCTLFTFIGLVWLREQIIHGGGPDWLERDDPQIPEVAANANGQANVRPRVGEPEVNENDAENNNNDDNNNEEEHNNNNNNNFLDNNLLNNRNEADEHGLQGQQPQQRAPAPEGPAAPEVEPIRRPARANFGYPPADNVPIDPAEPPPPPQVGGVDDPPEAAINEPEAEAAADEANWNPMEWDRAAEELTWERLLGLDGSMVFLEHVFWVVSLNTAFIIIFAFCPYSIGNSLISLLGINPPGKQLTHFHGLLTTILGYCVIGITLVKLHAIARFLRWRRQRRILGLCYIVVKVSLLSVVEIGVLPLVCGWWLDICSLPMFDATLKDRKASFKAAPGTSLFIHWMFGMVYVYYFASFIVLLREVLRPGVLWFLRNLNDPDFSPIQEMIHLSIMNHMRRLISSAIIFGSAVLLMLWAPIQILKNFWPTFLPYTLSGDSEVNEISLQLLLLQFVLPSFFEQSHTRIWLKGLVHIWCNVVARMLGIKSYLLGADIRPNEDEAAQARPQPDVGAAGFAAAHQAMIQRDFPVGFQPYERPKFFAIRLMGLLVLTCISLAIGSLAVLTVPVWIGRHGMALGSMGSNIAPPPNAVSAGTETPVRPHELYTIAVGMYLCWLISRGIAVAVNLLPQGREAVIARVKHWISIATSYAMIMVVFVLMLGVIPLMFGLLLELVVVIPLRVPPDQTPVLFLWQDWALGVLYTKIACALTLMGPDWALKRAIEQAYRDGLGHMNLSFIVRELGLPVITCFGLALAVPYVIAHSILPVFFTNPLTRTLIARQIYPFFLLIAFVIGIVVLQVRQFKKLYVAIKNDKYLVGQRLVNYDHQRKKRRVSVATGEEETSGSASSGADSTTASSTATEAFNEEATDATADSPGGSGHAERAMEAVQ, encoded by the exons ATGGAGGGCGACATCTGCCGGGTGTGCCGCTGTGAGGCCCAATCTGATCGGCCCCTGTTCCATCCGTGCATCTGCACTGGAAGCATCAAATGGATCCATCAGGACTGTCTCACGCAGTGGATGCGCTACTCGCGCAAGGAATACTGCGAGCTGTGCGGGCatcgattttccttcaccccgATCTACTCGCCCGACATGCCGCGCGTGTTACCCCTGAAATACGTCGCCAAAGGACTGCTCAGCTCGGTCGGGACGGCCGTTAAGTACTGGATACATTACACGCTCGTTGCACTCGCCTGGCTCGGTGTCGTGCCGTTGACGGCGTACCGCACATACCGGTTTCTCTTCTCCGGCTCGATTGAAATGGTGCTGACACTGCCGATCGATATGTTTTCGACAGAGAACTTAGCGATTGACGTTTTTAGGGGCTGTTTCGTCGTCACCTGCACGCTGTTCACCTTCATCGGGCTTGTGTGGCTCCGGGAGCAGATCATACACGGTGGTGGCCCCGATTGGCTCGAGCGAGACGACCCACAGATTCCCGAAGTAGCCGCTAACGCCAACGGCCAGGCAAACGTTCGTCCTCGAGTTGGTGAACCTGAAGTGAACGAAAACGATGCtgagaacaacaacaatgaTGATAACAACAACGAGGAGGagcataataataacaacaataacaacttTCTGGATAACAACCTGCTCAACAACCGCAACGAGGCCGATGAACACGGATTACAGGGACAGCAGCCACAGCAACGAGCTCCCGCTCCGGAAGGTCCTGCTGCACCGGAGGTGGAACCGATACGACGTCCGGCCCGTGCGAACTTCGGTTATCCACCCGCAGATAATGTGCCAATCGATCCGgcggaaccaccaccacctccgcaGGTGGGTGGAGTGGACGATCCCCCGGAGGCGGCTATCAACGAGCCGGAAGCGGAGGCAGCTGCCGACGAAGCCAACTGGAACCCGATGGAGTGGGATCGGGCGGCGGAGGAGCTGACCTGGGAGCGGCTGCTCGGGCTGGACGGTTCTATGGTGTTTCTCGAGCACGTGTTCTGGGTTGTTTCCCTGAACACGGCCTTCATCATCATATTCGCCTTCTGTCCGTACTCGATCGGGAACTCGCTAATCTCGCTGCTCGGCATCAACCCACCAGGCAAGCAGTTGACGCACTTCCACGGGCTCCTCACGACCATCCTCGGATACTGCGTGATTGGCATTACACTCGTAAAATTACACGCCATCGCTCGGTTTCTCCGTTGGCGACGGCAACGGCGCATCCTCGGGCTATGTTACATTGTCGTGAAGGTGTCGCTGCTTTCGGTTGTTGAAATTGGCGTTTTGCCGCTTGTGTGCGGATGGTGGCTGGATATTTGCTCACTGCCGATGTTCGATGCCACGCTCAAGGACCGCAAAGCAAGTTTTAAGGCCGCTCCCGGAACGTCACTCTTCATTCACTGGATGTTTGGAATGGTGTACGTGTACTATTTTGCTTCGTTCATCGTGCTCCTGCGAGAGGTGCTTCGCCCGGGAGTGTTGTGGTTCTTGCGCAATCTCAATGATCCCGATTTCAGCCCCATCCAG GAAATGATTCACCTATCGATAATGAACCACATGCGCAGATTGATATCGTCTGCGATCATCTTTGGATCGGCCGTGTTGTTGATGCTATGGGCGCCCATTCAAATCCTCAAAAATTTCTGGCCCACATTCCTGCCCTACACTTTGTCGGGCGATTCCGAGGTGAACGAGATTAGCCTGCAGCTGTTACTTCTTCAG TTTGTCCTGCCGAGCTTTTTCGAACAGTCACACACCCGAATCTGGCTTAAAGGCTTGGTACACATCTGGTGCAACGTGGTGGCGCGCATGCTTGGCATCAAGAGCTATCTGCTCGGTGCCGATATTCGCCCGAACGAGGATGAGGCCGCTCAGGCTAGACCGCAACCTGATGTAGGTGCCGCAGGGTTTGCCGCTGCCCATCAGGCCATGATACAGCGTGATTTCCCTGTTGGCTTTCAGCCTTACGAACGACCAAAGTTTTTTGCAATCCGCTTAATGGGATTGCTGGTGCTGACCTGCATAAGCCTGGCCATCGGGTCGTTGGCCGTGTTGACTGTCCCAGTATGGATCGGACGGCACGGAATGGCGCTCGGATCGATGGGATCGAACATCGCACCACCGCCGAATGCGGTAAGTGCTGGCACGGAAACGCCAGTCCGTCCACACGAGCTGTACACGATTGCCGTTGGAATGTACCTCTGCTGGTTGATATCCCGGGGTATTGCCGTGGCGGTGAACCTACTGCCGCAGGGACGCGAGGCCGTAATCGCACGAGTCAAGCACTGGATATCGATCGCAACCTCGTACGCGATGATCATGGTCGTGTTCGTGCTCATGCTGGGTGTAATTCCACTGATGTTCggactgctgctggagctggtCGTCGTAATACCGTTGCGTGTACCACCAGATCAAACACCGGTCCTGTTCTTGTGGCAGGATTGGGCACTGGGCGTACTCTACACGAAGATTGCCTGTGCCCTCACGCTCATGGGTCCCGATTGGGCTCTGAAACGCGCGATCGAACAGGCGTACCGCGATGGACTGGGTCACATGAACCTGAGCTTCATCGTACGCGAACTCGGGCTGCCTGTTATCACGTGTTTTGGACTGGCATTGGCCGTCCCGTACGTGATTGCTCACTCGATTCTGCCAGTGTTCTTTACGAACCCGCTCACGCGTACGCTCATCGCCCGACAGATCTACCCGTTCTTCCTGCTGATCGCGTTCGTGATCGGCATTGTGGTGCTGCAGGTTCGCCAGTTTAAGAAACTGTATGTTGCGATCAAGAACGACAAATATCTCGTAGGGCAGCGGTTAGTGAACTACGATCATCAGCGCAAAAAGCGACGCGTTTCGGTCGCGACCGGCGAGGAGGAAACGTCCGGTAGTGCCAGTAGCGGCGCCGATTCAACGACCGCCTCGTCAACAGCGACCGAGGCGTTCAACGAGGAAGCAACGGATGCAACGGCCGACAGTCCCGGCGGAAGTGGACATGCGGAACGAGCGATGGAAGCTGTACAGTAG